One Lysinibacillus fusiformis genomic window carries:
- a CDS encoding YycH family regulatory protein has protein sequence MKYIEPVKSAVLFLLVMLSVVLTFIIWTYTPDYKFIEQTEGKEILIDAQKNEEDVIRPYKAIYRAEDEFTGTVSNSAMKDIMNAFKGWNILDLVRINNKVSPDYVNELIRANNRMTVFFTGEIPFSAFNSIFQFADKELPETTFNRMIIDWSQYNNKELQIFFVSSNNESLLRSHVSLANANQFVSDIIEPSKQYGVFKEIERDGYTSLYVVNDKIESVKYTYYIFDLPLESFKHVLFTDPNIVQSNIESATSEKYTDGMSLMTVDTRLKSLNYVYPAAESSERIEPSKLLNSSFEFINEHGGFTGDYRYVSTSTSKNQLDYQLYLQGFPVYSDQATTRMTTVWGDNRIFRYKRPYFSLDMDIPSEKEIKELPSGTEIVEKIHTLNNIVLSDIDEIVVGYHLTKVENKSLFNLEPRWFVIRNGSWILLTPDMLGGVKNGLE, from the coding sequence ATGAAATATATAGAACCAGTAAAATCGGCTGTTTTATTTCTACTCGTAATGCTGAGTGTTGTGTTGACCTTTATAATTTGGACATACACACCGGATTATAAATTTATTGAACAAACAGAGGGCAAGGAAATTTTAATCGATGCACAAAAAAATGAGGAAGATGTTATCAGACCTTATAAAGCTATTTATCGTGCTGAAGATGAATTTACAGGAACTGTATCGAATAGCGCTATGAAAGATATTATGAATGCCTTTAAGGGCTGGAATATCCTTGATTTGGTGCGAATTAATAATAAAGTTTCGCCAGATTACGTAAATGAGCTAATTCGTGCCAATAATCGCATGACGGTCTTTTTTACAGGGGAGATTCCGTTCTCAGCATTTAACTCTATTTTTCAATTTGCTGATAAGGAACTACCGGAAACAACCTTCAATCGTATGATTATAGATTGGAGCCAATACAACAATAAAGAATTACAGATATTTTTCGTTAGTAGCAATAACGAATCACTGTTACGTTCACATGTAAGTCTTGCAAACGCCAACCAGTTTGTAAGTGATATTATTGAGCCTTCAAAACAGTATGGTGTTTTTAAAGAGATAGAGCGTGATGGCTATACTTCACTTTATGTTGTCAACGATAAAATTGAATCTGTAAAGTATACGTATTATATATTTGATCTACCACTAGAATCATTTAAACATGTGTTATTTACAGATCCAAATATTGTACAGAGTAATATTGAAAGTGCGACATCTGAAAAATATACAGATGGTATGTCGCTAATGACGGTCGATACGAGGTTAAAATCACTGAACTATGTGTATCCAGCTGCAGAAAGTAGTGAAAGGATAGAGCCGTCAAAGCTATTAAATAGTAGTTTTGAATTTATCAATGAACATGGGGGCTTCACGGGGGATTATCGGTATGTATCAACTAGTACAAGCAAAAATCAATTGGATTATCAACTCTACTTACAGGGATTCCCGGTATATAGTGATCAGGCAACAACCCGAATGACAACTGTTTGGGGAGATAATCGCATTTTCCGTTATAAACGACCATACTTTTCGTTAGATATGGATATACCTTCGGAAAAAGAGATTAAAGAATTGCCTTCTGGAACAGAAATAGTTGAAAAAATCCATACGCTTAATAATATTGTATTATCGGATATAGATGAAATTGTTGTGGGTTACCATTTAACAAAAGTTGAAAACAAAAGCTTATTTAATTTAGAGCCAAGGTGGTTTGTTATACGCAATGGTTCATGGATTTTATTGACGCCTGACATGCTAGGAGGTGTCAAAAATGGATTGGAATAG
- the yycF gene encoding response regulator YycF — MNKTILVVDDEKPIADILQFNLIKEGYKVICAYDGDEALEKVEEEQPDLMLLDIMLPKRDGMEVCREVRKKYDFPIIMLTAKGSEIDKVLGLEMGADDYVTKPFSTRELIARVKANMRRLQVVAPAAEEAQEESNEIVVGSLVIQPDAYLVMKREESIELTHREFELLHYLGKHIGQVMTREHLLQTVWGYDYFGDVRTVDVTIRRLREKIEDNPSHPAWIVTRRGVGYYLRNPEQE, encoded by the coding sequence ATGAACAAAACGATATTAGTTGTTGACGATGAAAAACCAATCGCAGATATTTTACAGTTTAATCTAATTAAAGAAGGCTACAAAGTTATTTGTGCATATGATGGAGATGAAGCGCTAGAAAAGGTTGAGGAAGAACAGCCGGATCTAATGCTATTAGATATAATGTTACCAAAGCGTGATGGTATGGAAGTTTGTAGAGAAGTACGTAAAAAATATGATTTTCCTATTATTATGCTGACAGCAAAAGGCTCTGAGATTGATAAGGTATTAGGCTTAGAAATGGGCGCAGACGATTATGTGACGAAGCCATTTAGTACACGTGAACTGATTGCTCGTGTGAAAGCGAATATGCGTCGTTTACAAGTAGTAGCCCCTGCTGCAGAAGAAGCACAGGAAGAGTCAAATGAAATTGTTGTAGGCTCTCTTGTTATTCAGCCGGATGCTTATTTAGTGATGAAGCGTGAAGAATCGATTGAACTTACCCATCGTGAGTTCGAACTATTGCATTACTTAGGTAAACATATAGGACAAGTGATGACACGTGAGCATCTTTTACAAACCGTATGGGGTTACGATTATTTCGGTGATGTCCGTACAGTGGATGTAACGATTCGTCGTTTACGTGAAAAAATAGAGGACAACCCGAGTCATCCAGCTTGGATTGTGACACGACGTGGCGTAGGTTATTATTTACGAAATCCTGAACAGGAGTAA
- the walK gene encoding cell wall metabolism sensor histidine kinase WalK — MQKVSFFKSIHVKLVLIYILLIMLALQIIGIYFARELERNLKSNFQESIFQRVDLMQYSIREEILKERDESMPKLEESLKSIVKEFSTGLKDLSNGDILEIRVIDSRQRILATSEEGNQNLIGQRSNTDLVRRAISAETLFDIIKLDNKTRNRVWVLATPIRDGAGPDDEIIGVLYIEANIESVFEQLNDINRIFLGGTAMSLVITIFLGILVARTITQPIADMRKQAQAMAKGNYSRKVRVYGTDEIGQLALTFNHLTNRLQEAQSTTEAERRKLNSVLSNMTDGVIATDRKGRIILINDPALELLHISRDITLGRPIASVLGIDQEYSFEDLIYMNDAVNLNFSTAEAPYILRANFSVIQKETGFINGLITVLHDNTEQEKIEMDRREFVSNVSHELRTPLTTMRSYLEALADGAWKDENIAPTFLNVTQTETERMIRLVNDLLQLSRMDSEDYELNKDIVLFNSFFNRIIDRFEMSKSDKVVFERLFPEASYYVEFDTDKVTQVFDNIISNAIKYSPDGGNVRFGFTVQGNMLKVMISDDGMGIPKENVGRIFDRFYRVDRARARSMGGTGLGLAIAREMIEAHGGKIWAESDEGHGTTIFFTLPYDLDEFDEAGEWE; from the coding sequence ATGCAGAAAGTGAGCTTCTTTAAATCAATTCATGTCAAGCTAGTGCTTATTTATATCTTACTTATCATGCTAGCCTTGCAAATTATAGGCATCTATTTCGCACGGGAATTAGAGCGGAATTTGAAGAGTAATTTCCAAGAATCCATTTTTCAACGTGTCGATTTGATGCAATATAGTATTCGTGAAGAAATTTTAAAAGAACGCGATGAAAGTATGCCAAAACTCGAGGAAAGCTTAAAGTCCATCGTGAAGGAATTTTCTACTGGCTTGAAGGATCTCTCGAATGGAGATATTTTAGAAATTCGCGTTATAGATAGCCGACAGCGTATACTCGCCACATCAGAAGAAGGGAACCAAAATTTGATTGGACAACGTTCGAATACGGACCTTGTTCGCCGCGCGATTTCAGCAGAAACGTTATTTGATATTATAAAACTCGACAATAAAACAAGAAATCGAGTATGGGTGTTAGCAACCCCAATTCGTGATGGAGCAGGTCCTGATGATGAAATCATAGGGGTACTCTATATCGAAGCAAATATAGAATCAGTTTTTGAACAATTGAATGATATTAACCGTATTTTCCTGGGCGGAACTGCGATGTCTTTAGTTATCACTATCTTCTTAGGAATATTAGTAGCTCGTACGATTACACAGCCGATTGCTGATATGCGAAAACAGGCACAGGCGATGGCAAAAGGGAACTATTCACGTAAAGTACGAGTTTATGGGACGGATGAAATCGGGCAACTCGCCCTTACCTTTAACCATTTGACGAATCGCTTGCAGGAGGCACAATCTACAACAGAGGCGGAGCGACGTAAGCTCAATTCGGTTCTAAGTAATATGACAGATGGTGTGATTGCCACTGATCGCAAAGGGCGTATTATTCTTATTAATGATCCGGCACTTGAGTTATTGCATATTTCAAGAGATATTACATTAGGCCGTCCCATTGCATCTGTTTTAGGTATCGATCAGGAATATAGCTTTGAAGATTTAATTTATATGAACGATGCAGTGAATTTAAATTTTAGTACGGCAGAGGCTCCATATATCTTACGTGCGAATTTCTCAGTTATTCAAAAAGAGACGGGCTTTATCAATGGTCTAATTACCGTGCTACATGATAACACGGAGCAGGAAAAGATTGAAATGGATCGTAGAGAATTTGTATCCAACGTTTCACATGAATTACGAACACCATTAACAACGATGCGCAGTTATCTAGAGGCGTTGGCTGATGGAGCTTGGAAAGATGAAAATATTGCACCTACATTTTTAAATGTTACACAGACAGAGACCGAGCGTATGATTCGCTTAGTCAATGACTTGTTGCAGTTATCTCGCATGGATAGTGAAGATTATGAGTTGAATAAGGATATTGTCTTATTTAATTCATTCTTTAATCGCATCATCGATCGCTTTGAAATGTCTAAGTCGGATAAGGTAGTATTTGAACGATTATTCCCAGAGGCATCTTATTATGTAGAATTTGATACGGATAAGGTAACACAAGTTTTTGATAATATCATTTCCAACGCTATTAAGTATTCACCAGACGGTGGTAATGTACGCTTTGGCTTTACGGTTCAGGGGAATATGCTAAAGGTCATGATTTCCGATGATGGCATGGGGATCCCAAAAGAAAATGTCGGACGTATTTTTGATCGTTTCTATCGAGTAGACCGCGCACGTGCACGCTCTATGGGTGGTACGGGTCTTGGACTAGCAATTGCACGGGAAATGATTGAGGCACACGGCGGGAAAATTTGGGCGGAAAGTGATGAAGGTCATGGCACAACGATATTCTTCACATTACCATATGATTTAGACGAATTTGACGAGGCAGGTGAGTGGGAATGA
- a CDS encoding M23 family metallopeptidase: protein MSSSWNKKEENNRFTYNFSSFKKVSIIAVLMASLTINMGYAKEINHKEALHKIYHVYVDNKYMGTVSDDKAVKEIIASKEKEASNQYKEFSIDADSAVKIIPEQVFSNETKDAETLEKVEQSLIAQTPAFSLLVDNKPIANLKDANAYEETVRMLKLQYVSSQELASFYADQQAINGLPSLKSGETRVLDISFKQSVSGVSQKTVPNAIIIPEDAVKLLMTGSIEQEKYKIQSGDVLGSVAKKHSLTTAELLALNPGITVDTVLQIGQAVNVTVAKPFVTIAVKQEKKVTDTIPFKKVIEQDPTMYKGESVIKQQGVDGKKETSYLLTSENGTRTSKVALEETIVQQPVDEIEIVGTKVISSRGTGDFTWPTVGGYISSQMGQRWGAQHRGIDIARPSNYNILAADNGVIVAAGVSGSYGNRIVVNHNNGYTTLYGHLSSIDVKVGQVVEKGSVIGIMGSTGNSTGTHLHFEVEKNGALVNPLSYVGR from the coding sequence ATGAGTTCGTCTTGGAATAAAAAAGAAGAAAACAATAGATTCACCTACAATTTTTCTTCTTTTAAAAAGGTATCAATTATTGCAGTATTGATGGCAAGCTTAACTATTAATATGGGGTATGCCAAAGAAATTAATCATAAAGAAGCGTTACATAAAATCTATCATGTTTATGTAGACAATAAATATATGGGGACTGTATCTGATGACAAAGCTGTTAAGGAAATCATTGCTTCAAAAGAAAAAGAAGCAAGTAATCAGTACAAAGAATTCTCTATAGATGCTGACTCTGCTGTGAAAATAATACCAGAGCAAGTGTTTAGTAATGAAACAAAGGATGCAGAGACCTTAGAAAAGGTTGAGCAATCGCTAATAGCACAAACGCCAGCTTTTTCATTATTAGTAGATAACAAACCAATTGCTAATTTAAAAGATGCGAATGCTTATGAAGAAACTGTTCGTATGCTAAAGCTACAGTATGTTTCATCGCAAGAATTAGCAAGTTTTTATGCTGACCAACAGGCTATTAATGGTTTACCATCTTTAAAATCTGGTGAAACGCGAGTTTTAGATATTTCTTTTAAACAAAGTGTTTCCGGTGTTTCACAAAAGACAGTACCAAATGCGATTATAATTCCTGAGGACGCAGTGAAATTATTAATGACAGGCTCTATCGAACAAGAAAAATATAAAATCCAATCTGGTGATGTTTTAGGATCAGTTGCTAAAAAACATAGCTTAACAACAGCTGAGTTATTAGCTTTAAATCCAGGTATTACGGTGGATACAGTGTTACAAATAGGTCAAGCTGTAAATGTGACTGTTGCTAAACCGTTTGTAACAATTGCGGTAAAACAAGAAAAGAAAGTTACGGATACAATCCCCTTTAAGAAGGTTATAGAACAAGACCCAACGATGTATAAAGGTGAGTCAGTTATAAAACAGCAAGGTGTTGACGGTAAAAAGGAGACATCCTATTTACTAACATCTGAAAATGGTACACGTACATCCAAAGTAGCTTTAGAAGAAACTATTGTACAGCAACCTGTTGATGAAATTGAAATTGTAGGTACAAAGGTTATCTCTTCTCGAGGTACAGGTGATTTTACTTGGCCGACAGTAGGTGGCTATATCTCGAGTCAAATGGGACAACGCTGGGGTGCACAACATCGAGGTATCGACATTGCCCGTCCTAGTAACTACAACATTCTTGCAGCAGACAATGGTGTTATTGTAGCAGCAGGGGTTTCGGGTAGCTATGGCAATCGTATAGTTGTTAATCATAATAATGGCTATACAACTCTATATGGACATTTATCTTCTATAGATGTAAAGGTTGGACAAGTTGTCGAAAAGGGATCAGTTATTGGAATTATGGGTTCTACTGGAAATTCAACAGGCACACATCTACATTTTGAAGTTGAGAAAAATGGTGCACTTGTGAATCCTTTATCTTATGTAGGTCGGTAA